Genomic segment of Saccharomycodes ludwigii strain NBRC 1722 chromosome VI, whole genome shotgun sequence:
ttacaCAAACGATAAATTACAATGTTCCTGCcaattgtattattttgataagAATTTTAGTGGTAggttaaataattatttgcGGAGCCACTTGAAAGAAGagtgttttattttaaactttGTACCATGATTTTAGTACTACGACAATGCTTATTTCTATACCTATATGATACCTGATATTCTTCATAATCAAGTTGTctatgaaacaaaaaaaaaaaaaaaaaaaaaaaattaaaaagactAATACAGCCAAAAAAGAAGTGCCTTTAATGCATAActcaaattattattattttgttcagaagaatggaaaaaaaaaaggtggGTGACTGCTCCACTCGTTTTCTCAGATACACATCGGAATAAGTTAGggaaaatatatttgacccattaaaaaatagtacatttttttattaatggtAAATGCCTCCttgaaattgttttttttttttttgttagcCACTTCTCTACGGGTTTCtccaaataaattaattatgaGATTTGAGATTTATTTACttctttttacttttattttattttatttcaaaaaaaaaaaaaaaaggtgcCAGGGTTTCTATTCAACACACTTtgaagattttttttttttttttgttccaATGTTATTCCTTTCCCcatattaaaaactaaatttaaatggtgttattattataatatttgacAAATCGCCTGATTATTAAACTACAGGTAGGAAAAACAAGAGCTTTTTATTAGGTTAATCTGAGTATTATGTTCAGTGTTAaggattaatttttttttttttttttttttttttttttaaaattacttttcattattttgagattcaaacttttatttttgaagcATATAAAAAGGATAGActttcaaagttttttaagtttttcaaatttatttttttatttccttttctcttttattcataattttatttataagaaatacaaaaaaaccATACAAAAACACAacaagtttttattattaattcaaACACTCAAGTAATTCATATtacaaatttattattattattattattattatttaaaacaataatacaataaaacaaacaaaaaaaaaaatgtctaGCGAAAAAGTCGAAGGAGGTCCTTCAAGCAGTATTTCAAATGATGTTGCAGTAAATGACGATGTTCACTCTCAATTATCAACTCCTTCTCAAGATAAGGTTGCTGATGACTTGATGAGTTTTCAAAATGATCAGGCTGCAGCTGAAAATTCAGTCGATATTCCTCAAAAACCAGCCTCAGCATACGTCGGTGTTTCCTTATTGTGTGCCATGATTGCTTTCGGTGGTTTTGTTTTCGGTTGGGATACTGGTACCATTTCTGGTTTTGTTGCCCAGACTGATTTTGTGAGAAGATTTGGttcatataataataacactgGTACATACTATTTAAGTGATGCAAGAACTGGTTTAATTGTctctattttcaatattggTTGTGCCATCGGTGGTATCACTCTAGGTAGATTAGGTGATATGTATGGTAGAAAAATTGGTTTAATGGCTGTTACTGTTGTCTATGTTATTGGTATTCTTATCCAAATCTGTTCTTTTAACAAATGGTATCAATATTTCATTGGTAGAATTATTTCTGGTTTAGGTGTTGGTGGTATTTCTGTTTTGTCACCAATGATGATTGGTGAAACTTCTCCAAAACATTTAAGAGGTACTTTGGTTGCATGTTACCAATTGATGATTACTTTGGGTATCTTTTTAGGTTATTGTACTAATTACGGTACTAAGAACTACAGTAACGAAGTGCAATGGAGAGTTCCATTAGGTTTATCGTTTGCCTGGGCTCTATTCATGTTGGGTGGTATGACTTTTGTCCCAGAATCTGCTCGTTACTTGTGCGAAAAGGATAGGATTGGAGATGCCAAAAGATCAATGTCTGCAGTTAACAAGGTTTCCATTGACGACCCATCAATTCAAACTGAAATTGATGCTATCATGGCTGGTGTTGAAGCTGAAAGATTGGCTGGTAATGCCACCATCGGAGAATTGTTTTCTACTAAGACTAAGGTATTCCAAAGATTAATTATGGGTATTATGTTACAAAGTTTGCAACAATTGACAGGTGATAACTATTTCTTCTACTACGGTACCACTGTTTTCAAGGCTGTTGGTTTAGCTGATTCATTCCAAACATccattgttattggtattgttaACTTTTTCAGTACATTTGTCGGTATTTGGATTGTTGGTCGTTTTGGTCGTCGTACTTGTTTATTATGGGGTGCAGCCACTATGACAGCTTGTATGGTTGTTTTCGCATCTGTTGGTGTCACAAGATTATGGCCAGAGGGCGCCAACCATAAGGATATTTCAAGTAAAGGTGCCGGTAACTGTATGATCGTTTTCACATGTTTCTATATTTTCTGTTTTGCTACTACCTGGGCCCCATTAGCCTATGTTGTTGTTAGTGAATCTTATCCATTGAGAGTTAAATCCAAGTGTATGGCTCTTGCTACTGCTGCCAATTGGATCTGGGGTTTCttgatttcatttttcacaCCATTTATCACTTCTGCCATTAATTTCTACTATGGGTATGTTTTCATGGGATGTTTAGTTTTCATGTTCTTCTACGTGTTTTTCTGTGTTCCAGAAACCAAAGGTTTGAGTTTAGAAGAAGTCAACGATATGTGGTTAGAAGGTGTTTTACCATGGAAATCTGCTTCCTGGGTTCCAGCCTCCAGAAGAGGTGCTGATTATGATGCCGAAGCCTTGCAACATGACGAAAAGAAGGGTTTGAAGAGATTCTTCTGAGAACGGGAGCTAGTACTAACATTGATTACcactaattttttaattaacaattaattattttaatttatttttggcaTTAATATACTAATCCTTTTGgcaatgtttttttttttttttttttttttcctttttaacCTTTTTATTACGATTATGCTTTTGATACTAATGGGAAGATTTCCTAGTCTCCCTAATAATTAATGATATTTCTTCCCTTTTTATGACCACAActttcatatttttaataattgttttcctaatattttttaaactttttaatgtgattttcaaactttttttttcccaattttaacttttttaaatgtataACGAATAGAATAAGTGTAAAACGTATAAGATTCTAacaaagatttatttttatttattttttttttttcccttttttaataacacttactaacattttttttttttgactggcatttttgttttcctttGCTAACTTTGATTAGTCATCTATTTTGttgctttttttcttgatgGACTATTAGATGTTTTTTGGAGTCGGTTAACCATATTTATAGATTTGAACTGGCTGTTTGCATAACAACGCAGATTTTTACAATTGTACTATAATTTGATTATTAAATAAGTCAAGTTGTTTTCACCAATACATTGATATTAGTGCCATCCATTTCTTACTATTACAGTGTTGGtgtttagaaaaaaaatatttgctAAGAATTTAGATTTTGTCAATACTTTTTTCCCACTGCTTCCATTGGCACTACACCGTTAATGCATGAATTAAGTTACTCCATTTTGAAGGGGTGATTTcaacaataattatattatcaaaCCACCAAGGAATAACGACATGTTCTAATTGATTGCTTTGTTTAAATTGACGTATatgacaataaaaaaacatgaTCCTTTACATTTATCTATCTCCATTTCCAGTCATTTCCAGCTTTTGTTCTTCAGAcaatatcaaatttttgaagATCTTTCTATGATGTATTTTTGGTTTCACCCAGACCTGTAAGGGCCTCGCCACACAGAGGAAAAGAAATGCCCCcgcaaaataataatggaatATCTGGAAGGTAATAATTATGCAAAAAGATTTGCTAGAAAGAAACCAGATGTAATGTTCctcatttatatatgtcgctattgatttaattaaatgaaaaaaaccAGCCTAAAccaaaatatacatatttctatttttatgataaagagtgattttttttttgggcaTCGGAACATTTGTTTCAGTTTAATTGcagagaaaataaagatattgttTAAACAATTACCTAATTTCGGATACTCTGTAGGAAAATACTGGTGATAACACGTCAATATTTTTCCTCCTTCTGATTAAGTCATCTATATTGTGCTAATATAGGGAGATGGAAATGTAACATAGGATAATAGCATTTATTAGcctttaacttttttaatttggtggagaaaaaaagaaaagtatCGAGcgatattttttgttttaaaaaaaaaaagcaattAATATATGGTATTgttattccttttttattcctttttcaattcttttttattttttttctgggATGATATTTTCAAACTAACTAATGGCGATAGTGACAATAAATTGAAGCTTAAAGTGAGGAATtataaacaacaaaaaatggtTGTATGCCATTTTCTGAGTTATAGAACAACATCAGGTTGATGattatcaatttttatatatccCCCTCGATATGAATTTCTGGAATAATTTAGATGAGAATTAGctggataaaaataaacatatatatatattttttccagTTGTGTGCGTTCTATTTGacaagaaataaaaataccaaagctttaaaaaaaaaaaaaaaataaaaagaaaaaaaaaatttaatttaatttaaattaaatatttttaggtGTGCGGGGAAAAgcagaaaaaaatggtttgtttttgttgctgtttTTAACTTccatttgtattatttttaaatgaatctcccacaaaaaaaaaaaaaaaaaaagggaaaaggaTTATCAACACCACGCGAAGTGCGGAAAAACCccaggtttttttttttattgcagatttaattttactaTGATATTAGCAGTTTTTCCAGTTTATTTTGTGtgcatttttaaaaaaagattttcataatttgttccaaaattttcaaCCATCATACCACTTCCAAATACCaaaatttatcattaataacaacactGTTATGTTGCGCACTAAtaaattttagaaaaagagaaatttttttttagcctTATAttacattattttttcatcaaaaaaatgtttgtGCGGCAGCTACTTATTCTATATGATAAAGTTGAACAACTGACTGAATTCGGTGTTTTACGAGGATAAGTTCCAATCAACTAACAACAGCCGGAGATTTACGACTCTAATGATGTTAAAAAGGGAAATAGCTTGGTAATAGCTTTTATGTGTTCTGTTaactccttttttttcaatctttttattattaaaaattattttcagcTGAGAtacatattaaaataagGATTACCCCGGAAAAACGGAGTGGTTTAggtgtattatttttagaaaaaagcAATTTGCAGAGAAATATTAGTAGTGTATTGTGCACTCAAACATACGCATGAGCGCGCGGTGAAACAAAATGAAGAAGTATCGCCGGTAGGGGGAAACagggaaaaataaatagccTAATAAGAATATGTTTGTCAGAAATGGATGCAGAAAGGATAAAAAGGGGGTGATATAAGGTGAAATAGTTCATATGGTTTCAACACTAAAACAAAGGTAAATGCGCAGGAAAAACAGggattttttgttaaagaTACCTCACAGTTCTACTATCCAAACGATAAATTACAGCATTCCTGAAAATTGtactattttattattttaagaAATTATTTGCGGGGATGCTTAAGAGGAGACTGTCTCAtttcaaagtttttatACTACTAGTTGATCACAATTATCATGTCTATTTTCATGTTTGATGGTACTATCATATCCTGTGATTAATATGGTAATGGAATTCAACATTTCATAGGCAGTAATAGAAATGAGaggagaaaaagaaacttttaaatGACTATTAATGCTATTACATCCCTGTActagtaatattttttttttttttttttttttttgaaagaaaaaacaaaagtgTATTTTAAAGAAGTGGGTGGTGGTTGTACTCACTTTTCTCAAAAAGGCGACGGAATAATTTAGggaaaatttatttagcttataaaaataatacactTTTCACTTAATAAGTCTACCCcggaaaaaattaaaaattcctttttttttatatctagCCCCATGTTTTTCCGTGCGGATCTTTTTAAGTGGTTAATGAGATTcgagattttttttttttccctttcttcATTTCACTTCAAAGAAAGGTGCTAGGGTTTCTGTTCAATGgtattgttttcatttttctttttctaatgttattttttccccatattaaaaactaaatttaaatggtgttattatattattttat
This window contains:
- the HXT6 gene encoding hexose transporter HXT6 (similar to Saccharomyces cerevisiae YDR342C | HXT7 | HeXose Transporter (paralog of YHR092C | HXT4)) — translated: MSSEKVEGGPSSSISNDVAVNDDVHSQLSTPSQDKVADDLMSFQNDQAAAENSVDIPQKPASAYVGVSLLCAMIAFGGFVFGWDTGTISGFVAQTDFVRRFGSYNNNTGTYYLSDARTGLIVSIFNIGCAIGGITLGRLGDMYGRKIGLMAVTVVYVIGILIQICSFNKWYQYFIGRIISGLGVGGISVLSPMMIGETSPKHLRGTLVACYQLMITLGIFLGYCTNYGTKNYSNEVQWRVPLGLSFAWALFMLGGMTFVPESARYLCEKDRIGDAKRSMSAVNKVSIDDPSIQTEIDAIMAGVEAERLAGNATIGELFSTKTKVFQRLIMGIMLQSLQQLTGDNYFFYYGTTVFKAVGLADSFQTSIVIGIVNFFSTFVGIWIVGRFGRRTCLLWGAATMTACMVVFASVGVTRLWPEGANHKDISSKGAGNCMIVFTCFYIFCFATTWAPLAYVVVSESYPLRVKSKCMALATAANWIWGFLISFFTPFITSAINFYYGYVFMGCLVFMFFYVFFCVPETKGLSLEEVNDMWLEGVLPWKSASWVPASRRGADYDAEALQHDEKKGLKRFF